A genome region from Pseudanabaena sp. Chao 1811 includes the following:
- the idi gene encoding isopentenyl-diphosphate Delta-isomerase — MAAQLANQLEEKIILVDTSDRQIGTAEKLQAHRDGLLHRAFSIFVLNSQGQLLLQRRAKHKYHSGGLWTNTCCSHPRDEESTLLAAHRRLQEEMGFDCELKELFSFVYRAELDNDLIEYEFDHVFVGYSDREPILNPDEADDWQWIDLQVLQSDIKEHPEAYTYWLRDCCDRFIAAL, encoded by the coding sequence ATGGCAGCTCAATTAGCTAACCAATTAGAAGAAAAAATTATTTTAGTCGATACTAGCGATCGCCAGATTGGGACTGCTGAGAAATTGCAGGCGCACCGCGACGGGCTATTGCATCGTGCCTTTTCGATTTTCGTGTTGAATTCCCAAGGACAGCTTTTGCTGCAAAGACGCGCCAAGCATAAATATCATTCAGGTGGACTCTGGACAAATACCTGTTGCAGTCATCCTCGCGATGAAGAATCAACCCTGCTCGCCGCCCATCGTCGATTGCAAGAGGAAATGGGCTTTGATTGTGAATTGAAGGAGTTGTTTAGTTTTGTCTATCGGGCTGAGTTAGATAATGATTTGATTGAGTATGAGTTTGATCATGTGTTTGTCGGTTATAGCGATCGCGAACCAATTCTCAATCCTGATGAAGCCGATGATTGGCAATGGATAGATTTACAGGTTTTACAATCGGATATTAAAGAACATCCCGAAGCCTATACCTATTGGTTACGCGATTGCTGCGATCGCTTCATTGCTGCTCTATAG
- a CDS encoding 2TM domain-containing protein — translation MDTYSEEQVDQILRYALAKRTNGQNLTKQQIYEIASDMGVSEADFLAAVQEWQSKQAVRKEQVEFDKYKKKSFKSNLLKFAIVNSFLVALNLFTSGHIGWAIYPLLFWGLAVALDAWVTYQTDSEEYEKQFQKWMQKQKRDRLTAQITGKLTTSLEEWLK, via the coding sequence ATGGATACTTATTCCGAAGAACAGGTTGATCAGATTCTCCGCTATGCTCTCGCTAAGAGAACTAATGGTCAAAACCTCACCAAACAGCAGATATACGAGATTGCCTCAGATATGGGTGTAAGTGAGGCTGATTTCCTCGCCGCAGTTCAGGAATGGCAATCTAAGCAAGCTGTACGCAAGGAGCAAGTAGAATTCGATAAGTACAAAAAAAAGTCTTTTAAATCGAATTTGTTGAAATTTGCGATCGTCAATTCTTTTTTAGTGGCGTTAAACTTATTTACCTCTGGTCATATTGGCTGGGCAATTTATCCGCTCTTATTTTGGGGCTTAGCAGTGGCGCTAGACGCATGGGTGACGTATCAAACCGATAGCGAAGAATATGAAAAACAATTTCAAAAATGGATGCAAAAACAAAAACGCGATCGCTTAACTGCTCAAATTACAGGCAAATTAACGACTAGCCTCGAAGAATGGTTGAAATAA
- a CDS encoding FdhF/YdeP family oxidoreductase: protein MTNPFNTETENPTLDTSKPAMGGGWQVISYWAEKTLDVKGGMLWKTLLHKSACLSCAWGTGGQKGGFQNEDEENLQRCAKSVEAIASELMEPIPQHFFEQYSIPELQKLNSMEADRLGRLSFPVIKRANSDRYERITWDEVYAIVTKAFQKAPERLGSYSSGRSSNEAAYLLQLLMRSLGSNNLADCSDLCHSASTVGLKQVFGSGTSMVSLADLKQSDCIVLIGSNAPANHPRLMNELIKLRDRGGKVIVINPLIEVGLVKFASPAYPIKSFLKGSEISSHYIQPISGSDTAVLLGIQKSLLENNWINYEFLRQHTEGWEAVIEQVRSLDWADIINTCGVSREELEIAAEMIGTSQRVVFAWAMGITQHSNAVDNIFSIANTALLTGNAGKEGTGTMPIRGHSNVQGFGSMGVTIRLKEEIMQALEKLLQRSLSRVQGYDTRALIEASDRHEIDTLICLGGNIYAANPDLTQAKRALGNIETIIYISTKPNLGHFHGLAKENTLILPVFARFENPHKTTTESGNNFVRLNDEGTSHLHQREGTDLISEVEFLSELADRLHGHDVINWRSLQDPKYIRQLIAKTIPDYAKIGEIDDTNQEFTITNRIFHTPNFPTRSGRAKMFITPLPKLELPTIASFNLPEYTKAIALILGTGRSYSQHNTVVYKDGDYYRGMPHRNCILMSKADGDRAGFQEHQRVMVRGNAGEMANVEIIYGQIREGSALMFYPEVNAIFSAPIDEHCGTPAFKRVPIAVYI from the coding sequence ATGACCAATCCTTTTAACACTGAGACAGAGAACCCCACTCTAGATACCAGTAAACCTGCGATGGGTGGAGGATGGCAAGTCATTAGCTACTGGGCAGAAAAGACCTTAGATGTCAAAGGGGGAATGCTCTGGAAAACGTTGCTGCATAAGAGTGCCTGTCTATCCTGTGCATGGGGAACAGGTGGACAAAAGGGAGGATTTCAGAATGAGGATGAGGAAAATTTACAACGTTGTGCCAAAAGTGTGGAAGCGATCGCCTCAGAGTTAATGGAACCGATTCCGCAACATTTCTTTGAGCAATATTCCATTCCTGAACTGCAAAAATTAAATTCGATGGAAGCCGATCGCTTAGGTCGCTTGAGCTTTCCAGTAATTAAACGTGCTAATAGCGATCGCTACGAACGGATCACATGGGATGAGGTCTATGCAATCGTCACCAAAGCCTTTCAAAAAGCACCAGAGCGTCTCGGATCCTACAGTTCAGGGCGTTCATCCAATGAGGCAGCATACCTTTTGCAATTGCTCATGCGATCGCTTGGTTCTAATAATCTTGCTGATTGCTCCGATCTCTGTCATTCAGCTTCAACGGTAGGACTGAAACAAGTATTTGGTTCAGGAACCTCAATGGTTAGCCTTGCAGATTTGAAACAGAGCGATTGCATTGTCTTGATTGGTTCTAATGCGCCTGCCAACCATCCGCGCTTGATGAATGAACTAATTAAACTACGCGATCGCGGTGGCAAAGTCATCGTGATTAATCCCTTGATTGAAGTGGGTTTGGTCAAATTCGCCTCACCCGCCTATCCGATCAAATCCTTTCTCAAAGGTTCGGAAATATCTTCCCATTACATTCAGCCGATTTCAGGTAGTGATACTGCGGTTTTGCTAGGTATTCAAAAATCTTTGCTGGAGAATAATTGGATTAATTATGAATTCCTTCGGCAGCATACAGAAGGTTGGGAAGCAGTCATTGAGCAGGTGCGATCGCTAGATTGGGCAGATATTATCAATACCTGCGGAGTCTCTCGCGAAGAACTAGAAATTGCTGCTGAGATGATTGGCACTTCGCAACGGGTTGTCTTTGCTTGGGCGATGGGCATCACGCAGCATTCTAATGCGGTGGACAATATTTTTAGTATTGCTAATACCGCTCTATTAACGGGTAATGCAGGCAAAGAAGGCACAGGAACGATGCCGATTCGTGGACATTCCAATGTGCAGGGTTTTGGCTCGATGGGGGTGACGATTCGCCTCAAGGAAGAGATCATGCAGGCTTTAGAGAAATTATTGCAGCGATCGCTGAGTCGGGTGCAGGGCTATGACACTCGCGCTTTGATCGAGGCAAGCGATCGCCATGAAATTGATACTTTGATCTGTCTGGGTGGCAATATCTATGCGGCAAATCCCGATCTCACCCAAGCTAAACGCGCTCTCGGTAATATCGAAACGATTATTTATATTTCCACCAAGCCCAATCTTGGACATTTTCATGGACTCGCGAAAGAGAATACTTTAATCCTGCCTGTATTTGCCCGCTTTGAGAATCCCCATAAAACCACAACCGAGTCTGGCAATAACTTTGTACGTCTCAATGATGAAGGGACATCGCATCTCCATCAACGCGAAGGTACAGATTTAATTTCCGAAGTAGAGTTTCTCTCCGAACTTGCCGATCGCCTACATGGTCACGATGTCATTAATTGGCGATCGCTACAAGATCCCAAATACATCCGCCAACTGATTGCCAAAACTATTCCCGACTATGCCAAAATCGGCGAAATTGACGATACCAATCAAGAATTTACGATCACTAATCGCATCTTCCACACGCCCAATTTCCCAACGCGATCGGGCAGAGCCAAAATGTTCATCACTCCTTTACCCAAGCTAGAATTACCAACGATTGCCAGTTTCAATTTACCTGAATATACAAAAGCGATCGCACTCATTCTTGGCACAGGGCGCAGCTATTCTCAGCATAATACGGTTGTGTATAAGGATGGTGACTACTATCGCGGAATGCCTCACCGCAACTGCATTTTAATGAGTAAAGCCGATGGCGATCGCGCAGGTTTTCAAGAACATCAGCGCGTAATGGTTAGAGGTAATGCAGGGGAAATGGCAAATGTAGAAATCATCTATGGACAGATTCGCGAAGGTTCGGCTTTAATGTTTTATCCAGAAGTCAATGCAATTTTTAGCGCTCCCATTGACGAACATTGCGGCACACCTGCTTTTAAGCGTGTTCCCATTGCGGTTTATATTTAA
- a CDS encoding actin-binding WH2 domain-containing protein yields MPFFSVLLALLSDRDQFIKEIYDDVKINTKIVGLLICSSIFLAIYGGLIGAISSWMQIISSAAKLPFLFLITLAICLPALYFFNVYFGSKTTLSQYAAILLCAVTITSTLLFGFAPVTLFFLITADNYSFFLLLNVAIFTLTGIIGVYFLYQVLLPKTETIIADKDLAIDDTAIDKNRKIRISILKFWLGLYAFVGSQMAWTLRPFFGSFGSKFDVFRPREGNFYLAVWNALKNLFFT; encoded by the coding sequence ATGCCATTTTTCTCAGTTCTTCTTGCCTTGCTGAGCGATCGCGATCAGTTCATCAAAGAAATTTATGATGACGTTAAAATTAACACCAAAATAGTTGGCTTATTAATATGTAGTTCTATATTTTTAGCAATTTATGGTGGCTTAATTGGAGCGATTAGCTCTTGGATGCAGATCATCTCTTCCGCCGCAAAGCTACCATTTCTATTTTTAATTACATTAGCAATTTGTTTGCCAGCACTCTATTTCTTTAATGTTTATTTTGGCTCAAAAACTACTCTAAGCCAATATGCAGCAATTTTGCTTTGTGCAGTCACAATTACTAGTACATTACTATTTGGTTTTGCTCCAGTTACTTTGTTTTTCTTAATTACAGCCGACAATTATTCGTTTTTTCTGCTATTAAATGTCGCCATATTTACTCTGACAGGCATTATTGGGGTTTACTTTCTCTATCAGGTTTTACTACCAAAAACCGAAACTATTATTGCCGACAAAGATTTGGCAATTGATGATACAGCCATTGATAAGAACCGCAAAATTCGCATCTCTATCCTCAAGTTCTGGCTAGGACTCTATGCTTTTGTTGGTAGTCAGATGGCTTGGACATTGAGACCATTTTTCGGTTCCTTTGGCTCTAAATTTGATGTTTTTCGACCCCGTGAAGGCAATTTTTATCTGGCTGTATGGAACGCGCTTAAGAACTTATTTTTTACATAA
- a CDS encoding toxin-antitoxin system TumE family protein has product MSVFRYFQDLVIAVSRLEDYGLAKTITSNSESRPSGELFINIKVELIDNSVLFIREYISAKQERIEHFSYAYQYQDAGESLIFRYDNAAHKPPLSEKEHKHLQNGEIIVYPLPSIELIIDEILAWLTTS; this is encoded by the coding sequence ATGTCAGTATTTAGATATTTTCAAGACTTAGTTATTGCAGTTTCTCGACTAGAAGATTACGGTTTAGCCAAAACAATCACATCCAATAGCGAATCTCGTCCATCAGGTGAACTCTTCATCAATATCAAAGTAGAACTAATTGATAACTCTGTACTTTTTATTCGAGAATACATTTCCGCCAAGCAGGAACGGATCGAACATTTCAGCTATGCCTACCAATATCAAGATGCAGGAGAAAGTTTGATTTTTCGTTACGATAATGCCGCTCACAAACCACCACTATCAGAAAAAGAACATAAACATCTACAAAATGGAGAAATCATCGTCTATCCACTACCAAGTATTGAATTAATAATTGACGAGATTTTAGCTTGGTTAACAACCTCATAA
- a CDS encoding IS256 family transposase — protein MNIRKELLDELLQECKTPPDLFGEGGILKQLTTALVERALEAELSTHLGYGKHEPRPEGQTNSRNGYSQKKVQGDFGVAEIAVPRDRQGEFEPQMVKKGQSRLSGLDEKIIALYARGMSVRDIQAQLQEMYGVEVSPTLISNVTDAVIDEVKQWQNRPLEAVYPIVFLDCLVIKVRDNGRVINKSLYFALGVNMDGYKELLGMWISPNEGAKFWLSVLTEIHNRGVKDILIACVDGLTGFPNAIETVFPKTQVQLCIVHMVRNSVAFVPWQQRKQVCADLKAIYSAATESEAEFNLELFAEKWDKQYPSISKSWRSHWANIIPFFAFPTEIRRAIYTTNAIESMNSSLRKVIKSQQIFPSDDAAFKLVYLAMRNISKKWTMPIRDWKPALNRFAILFEDRLHV, from the coding sequence ATGAATATACGCAAAGAATTGCTCGACGAATTGCTGCAAGAATGTAAAACACCACCTGACCTATTCGGAGAAGGAGGCATTCTGAAACAACTGACAACCGCGTTGGTGGAGAGAGCCTTGGAAGCAGAACTATCAACCCATCTGGGATACGGTAAGCACGAACCAAGACCAGAAGGACAAACCAACAGTCGCAATGGCTATAGCCAGAAAAAAGTGCAAGGTGACTTTGGCGTAGCCGAAATCGCAGTCCCCCGAGATCGGCAAGGGGAGTTTGAACCGCAGATGGTGAAGAAAGGACAAAGTCGCTTGTCAGGACTAGATGAAAAGATCATTGCTCTCTACGCACGAGGTATGAGTGTCAGGGATATTCAAGCCCAGTTGCAAGAAATGTATGGTGTTGAAGTATCACCAACACTTATTTCCAATGTTACAGATGCAGTAATTGACGAGGTGAAGCAATGGCAAAACCGTCCCCTTGAAGCAGTCTATCCAATCGTCTTTCTGGACTGTCTAGTCATCAAAGTCCGAGACAATGGCAGAGTGATTAACAAATCCTTGTACTTTGCCTTGGGCGTGAATATGGACGGGTACAAGGAATTACTGGGTATGTGGATTTCTCCGAATGAAGGTGCGAAATTCTGGTTGTCAGTACTCACCGAAATTCACAACCGTGGGGTCAAAGATATTTTGATTGCCTGTGTCGATGGCTTGACTGGTTTCCCTAATGCGATTGAGACGGTATTTCCTAAAACTCAGGTGCAGTTATGCATTGTCCACATGGTCAGAAACTCGGTCGCTTTTGTACCTTGGCAACAACGCAAGCAAGTTTGTGCTGACCTCAAGGCTATTTATAGCGCGGCGACGGAATCGGAGGCTGAGTTTAATCTCGAACTCTTTGCTGAAAAGTGGGACAAGCAATATCCATCAATCTCCAAGTCTTGGCGCAGTCATTGGGCAAACATTATCCCCTTCTTTGCTTTCCCGACCGAGATTCGCAGGGCGATTTATACCACCAATGCGATTGAGTCGATGAACAGTAGTTTGCGGAAGGTGATTAAATCCCAACAGATTTTTCCCTCTGATGATGCTGCTTTCAAGCTCGTTTATTTAGCAATGCGGAATATCTCGAAGAAGTGGACGATGCCGATTCGTGATTGGAAACCTGCTCTTAATCGCTTTGCCATCCTCTTCGAGGATCGTCTCCACGTCTAG
- a CDS encoding CHAT domain-containing protein, with amino-acid sequence MIELNVRFTSSDRFVIKFDDRETDALEFIAPVNDGDRAEMRWYLESYAADYMMDVDDRKAERIEAQLPKWGEALFEAIFGDRAAARMFNDFQDSDGRGKILTIGASHPLILSLPWELLRDPRGTYLLHENPRIAIRRKFAGVGGGRSAARVNPKEQLRVLMVVSRPSDAGFLDPRAEGLALLEAIGEVGERVAVEFLRPATLDKLIDRLENDRLPAVDIVHFDGHGAFDPDGSLHERAKLSDPVAATKADAKAAANTGYLLFEDGEGKSALITAETLGDMLNRQRVSAIILSACQSAAVGGDDALGSVAARLTQAGMPSVLAMQYSVLAVTARQLFGKFYGFLLRGQGVGEALENARRDLYLNKERGDRPRGKDRVVLKVQDWFLPALYQVGNDGALFNPHPQPLSQGARGEEENSDLLSPSTSGRGARGEGNLREVQEAGFWGRSRELWAIERAFVRGARRITISGFGGMGKTYLAEEVGRWLLLTGMFARVCFISFADFQGVDPVGYAVSVLATVLDTNLIDGAAATRALREQSVLVILDNLETIRSPLPPLVKGGKEEDSDQAPLSKGGRGDQALLDIAKEWSEAGNSRVLLTTRAADLQHSDYPNQGSLKHIALPPLGGLSKDDALDYFQSLIKLPPEPQFDLPPREGLLELFKLLDYHPLSLGLLAGQLKQRRALEVHRELAQLVADTPNNPLLASLNLSVSRLDPQAQEWIKRLGVFQGGAMEPYLLAITEIAETEWNALRTQLEATGLAESLIHVGVTAPFLKFHPTLAPVMWSRLTEPEQQQLLSRHHQRYYQMSRYLYFEDAENPFFARAVAQRELPNLLYAVRGSITAGEDFAVNFVDNVNKFLDYFGLNQDRADLTAMMQHMGGEIGSPTWFTTRDNRGEQLFNAGHYAKAEAVFQEVLAGLGATPSYQRCLTLGRLGRCYGSTGQLELAAATYRLALKVAGLLEQDNYVKRQIGACQADLADVLVIIGDYDRARESYETALAIIKGLGDRRNEVVIQIQLATLAQVQNNLTEAIQSYHEALITSQQLNEPELEATVWHQLGMTFEKARQWEAAEQAYRQSAQIDEAQGNLAVATTTWNQLAIMREGSGKLKEGEEWYRKAINVSQKIGGDCQVKCVKSRS; translated from the coding sequence ATGATTGAGTTAAATGTGCGGTTTACGAGTAGCGATCGCTTTGTCATTAAGTTCGACGATCGCGAGACGGATGCGCTGGAATTTATCGCGCCTGTGAATGATGGCGATCGCGCTGAGATGCGGTGGTATTTGGAGAGCTATGCGGCAGATTACATGATGGATGTGGATGATCGCAAGGCGGAGAGAATTGAGGCGCAGTTGCCTAAGTGGGGAGAGGCTTTGTTTGAGGCGATTTTTGGAGATCGCGCTGCGGCGAGGATGTTTAATGATTTTCAGGATAGTGATGGACGGGGCAAGATTTTAACTATTGGGGCAAGTCATCCGCTTATTTTGTCTTTGCCTTGGGAATTGTTGCGCGATCCGAGGGGGACATATTTGTTACATGAAAATCCCCGTATTGCGATTCGGCGTAAGTTTGCGGGTGTGGGTGGTGGTCGCAGTGCGGCGCGGGTAAATCCGAAAGAACAGTTGCGAGTGTTGATGGTGGTCAGTCGTCCTAGTGATGCAGGGTTTCTCGATCCGAGGGCAGAAGGATTGGCATTGTTGGAGGCGATCGGTGAGGTGGGTGAGCGTGTTGCCGTAGAATTTTTGCGTCCTGCGACTTTGGATAAGTTGATCGATCGCTTAGAGAACGATCGCTTACCTGCGGTGGATATTGTGCATTTTGATGGACATGGGGCGTTTGATCCTGATGGCAGTTTGCATGAACGGGCGAAGCTGAGCGATCCTGTTGCCGCTACTAAGGCGGATGCAAAGGCGGCGGCGAATACGGGCTATTTGTTGTTTGAGGATGGTGAGGGCAAATCGGCGCTGATTACGGCGGAAACCTTGGGGGATATGCTGAATCGGCAAAGGGTGAGTGCGATTATTTTGTCGGCTTGTCAGTCGGCGGCGGTCGGTGGTGATGATGCTTTGGGGAGTGTGGCGGCGCGGTTGACTCAGGCGGGGATGCCGTCGGTGTTGGCGATGCAATATTCGGTGTTGGCGGTGACGGCGCGGCAGTTGTTTGGTAAGTTTTATGGCTTTTTGCTGCGGGGTCAGGGTGTGGGTGAGGCGTTGGAAAATGCGCGGCGGGATCTGTATCTCAATAAAGAACGGGGTGATCGCCCAAGGGGTAAGGATCGGGTGGTTTTGAAGGTGCAGGATTGGTTTTTACCTGCTTTGTATCAGGTGGGGAATGATGGAGCGTTATTCAACCCTCACCCCCAGCCCCTCTCCCAAGGGGCGAGGGGAGAAGAGGAGAATTCAGATCTCTTGTCCCCCTCTACCTCTGGGAGAGGGGCTAGGGGTGAGGGCAATCTCCGTGAGGTTCAGGAGGCAGGTTTTTGGGGTAGGTCGCGGGAGTTGTGGGCGATCGAGAGGGCGTTTGTGCGGGGGGCGCGGCGGATTACGATTTCGGGGTTTGGGGGGATGGGGAAAACCTATCTGGCTGAGGAGGTGGGGCGGTGGCTGTTGCTGACGGGTATGTTTGCGCGGGTGTGTTTTATCAGTTTTGCGGATTTTCAGGGTGTCGATCCTGTGGGTTATGCGGTGAGTGTGTTGGCGACGGTGTTGGATACGAATTTGATTGATGGGGCGGCGGCGACTAGGGCGCTGAGGGAACAGTCTGTGTTGGTGATTTTGGATAATTTGGAGACAATTAGATCCCCCCTACCCCCCCTTGTAAAGGGGGGCAAAGAAGAAGATTCCGATCAAGCCCCCCTTTCTAAGGGGGGTAGGGGGGATCAAGCCCTGCTCGACATCGCAAAAGAATGGTCGGAGGCGGGAAATAGTCGGGTGTTGCTGACGACGAGGGCGGCGGATTTGCAGCATTCTGATTATCCCAATCAGGGGAGTTTGAAGCATATTGCTTTACCTCCTTTGGGTGGTTTATCGAAAGATGATGCGCTGGACTATTTCCAAAGTTTGATCAAGTTGCCACCAGAGCCACAGTTTGATTTGCCGCCCCGTGAGGGTTTGTTGGAGTTGTTTAAGTTGCTGGACTATCATCCTTTGTCGTTGGGGTTGTTGGCGGGGCAACTGAAGCAAAGAAGGGCGCTAGAGGTGCATCGGGAGTTAGCGCAGTTAGTGGCGGATACTCCAAATAATCCTTTGCTGGCTTCGCTGAATCTGTCGGTGAGTCGGCTCGATCCTCAAGCACAGGAATGGATTAAGCGGTTGGGAGTGTTTCAGGGTGGAGCGATGGAACCTTACCTACTTGCGATTACGGAAATTGCGGAAACGGAATGGAATGCACTCAGAACACAGCTAGAGGCAACGGGACTGGCTGAATCTTTGATTCATGTGGGGGTGACTGCGCCTTTTCTCAAATTTCATCCTACGCTTGCCCCTGTGATGTGGTCACGGTTGACTGAACCCGAACAACAGCAACTCCTCAGCCGCCATCACCAACGCTATTATCAAATGTCACGTTATTTGTATTTCGAGGATGCTGAAAATCCTTTCTTTGCTAGAGCCGTAGCCCAACGGGAACTACCGAATTTGCTGTATGCGGTGCGCGGCAGCATTACCGCAGGCGAAGACTTTGCTGTCAATTTTGTGGATAACGTTAACAAGTTTCTTGACTACTTCGGGCTGAATCAAGATCGGGCAGACTTGACAGCAATGATGCAACACATGGGCGGTGAGATTGGCTCTCCAACTTGGTTTACGACGAGGGATAATCGCGGTGAACAGTTGTTTAATGCAGGACACTATGCCAAAGCAGAGGCGGTGTTTCAGGAGGTTTTGGCAGGCTTAGGTGCGACTCCTAGCTATCAGCGCTGTCTTACGCTGGGTAGGCTTGGACGTTGCTATGGGTCAACGGGACAGCTAGAACTGGCGGCGGCAACGTATCGCCTTGCGTTAAAAGTGGCGGGACTGCTAGAGCAAGATAACTACGTGAAGCGACAAATAGGAGCATGTCAGGCAGACTTAGCGGATGTATTGGTGATAATTGGGGACTACGATCGCGCCCGTGAGTCCTACGAGACAGCGTTAGCGATTATAAAAGGATTGGGTGATCGACGAAATGAAGTTGTAATACAAATCCAACTAGCAACCTTGGCACAAGTACAGAACAATCTCACCGAAGCCATCCAAAGTTATCACGAAGCACTCATAACCTCTCAGCAACTCAACGAACCCGAATTAGAAGCAACTGTATGGCATCAGTTGGGAATGACTTTTGAAAAAGCGCGCCAGTGGGAAGCCGCAGAGCAAGCTTATCGCCAGTCTGCACAGATTGACGAAGCGCAAGGTAATTTGGCTGTAGCAACAACGACTTGGAATCAGTTGGCGATCATGCGTGAAGGTTCGGGGAAACTGAAAGAGGGTGAGGAATGGTATCGCAAGGCGATCAATGTCAGTCAAAAAATTGGCGGAGACTGTCAAGTAAAATGTGTAAAGTCTAGAAGCTAG
- a CDS encoding Uma2 family endonuclease, producing the protein MAITLDKAASQTMTLTEFLSYDDGTDALYEFEDGELILMTAESELNRRIAMFILVCFVQQGIPAYRLSMKTEIVTTGSRVRVPDLVVFSEDLAIAMEGATRSTVLSEMPSPLLVVEVVSPNQSSRDYRYKRSEYAARGIAEYWIVDPILGRVTVLEWVDGFYEEQVYEGDREIVSPVFADFKLTAAQILQGG; encoded by the coding sequence ATGGCAATCACATTAGATAAAGCAGCTTCTCAGACGATGACTCTTACAGAGTTCTTGAGTTATGACGATGGGACTGATGCCTTGTATGAGTTTGAAGATGGAGAGTTGATTTTAATGACGGCTGAGAGCGAGCTTAATCGGCGTATTGCGATGTTTATTTTGGTTTGCTTTGTGCAGCAGGGTATCCCAGCCTATCGCTTGTCGATGAAAACGGAAATTGTAACTACTGGCTCACGGGTGCGTGTTCCAGACTTAGTAGTATTTTCTGAGGACTTGGCGATCGCTATGGAGGGAGCGACCAGATCTACGGTTCTATCGGAAATGCCATCTCCGTTATTAGTGGTTGAGGTGGTAAGTCCCAATCAGAGTAGTCGTGATTATCGCTACAAGCGTTCTGAGTATGCAGCGAGGGGTATTGCTGAATATTGGATCGTTGATCCGATTCTGGGACGGGTGACGGTGTTGGAATGGGTGGATGGTTTTTATGAGGAGCAGGTATATGAAGGCGATCGCGAGATTGTTTCTCCAGTATTTGCTGATTTCAAGTTAACTGCTGCTCAAATTTTACAAGGAGGCTAA